CGTGGGTCTTGTCTTCTCATCACCGTATGTGTCCGTTCCCTCTAAGTATGAAGGTAAAGGATGTCTTGGAACCTGTCATCACACTGAACTTCGTACCTGGAGTGGGCATCTTCCAGTGTGTGTCCACAGGCATGACCATCACCGGCAAGAGGTTGGTGtggaaagggagaagtgggggaaggagaCTGTCCTCTGGTCTCACTCTCCCATGCTCATGCACAGGGTACTGACTGTTTATTAGGTGGCTGCTGGGATCTGAGGTGACTGTAGACTTGGCTTCTGTTTTGATGGGAGTCAGGTGAAGCACAGCCACAGACAGAATCATTGGTAGAAGGGAAAAGGACTGAGAAGTGTTAGAGAGGTCAGGGAGGCTCTGGGGAGGTGATTACAGCAAAGCAGTGTTTCAGGTGCTCAAAGTTCAGAGTTCATCAAAGTAAGCGGGAGTGGGAGGACCGGTTGTGGGACTGTGAGAAGGCCCCATCCTGAGTTTTCATCATGTGGGGTTAGATCCTGCCCTCTCCATCCTCAGATGCTGAGGTTGTGGGCAAAGAAGGTAGGGATAGTAGCTCCAGTAGCAGAGATACCAacagtgcctgcctgcctgcctgcctggtctTCCAGCTTCACAGGAGGGAACATGGAGATCAATGTGGTCCAGAACATCACAGCCACCAATCGGCTTCTGCAGGATGAGGAGACAGGCACTCCCATGTTCAGGAGCGAGGGCTGTGAGGTCATCCTGGTCAGCGTGAAAACCAATCTGCCTAACAAGTAAGGGGGTCCTGTGTCTGGAAAGCATGGTGGACCGTGCTGCTCCTCCCCAACACTCCTCTTCCTGAGCCGCTGAACTATAACCATGTCCCTCTGTGTCCTCTGTCCGACTTGATGTCATTGGTGCTCTGTTCACACCCTCCCCCATGCCTGTGCCTCAGCAAGGCCATCAGCAAGTTTGTGGACAGCACCCTGCGCAAGGTCCTTCCTGGCCTGGTGAGTGACCCTGAACAAGTCTCCAGCCCTTCTTGGTGCAGCGGCTGTggccagggcagccagggaatTTGCCCTTAAGCGGGGACCTTGATGGGTGGATAGTGGCTAAGAAGAGTTCAGAGTCTGTGGCTGGCTCAGGAGGAAAGTGCGATGATCACCTAGTGATGTCTGCCGTGAGCACAGGTATAGGcaaccccagtgtgtgtgtgtcccagcttGACCACCCTGCTCACGGCCAGCCCCAGAAAATGAATCCTTGGTAGTTCAGCATGGTGTGCAAGCATCTGGATTCTAGTCCAGGCTCTGCTGTTGATAGTTTCATGACTTGGGCCTCAGCGCCTCTTCCCCACCCAGCTTTTGTCCTTCTGGGGTTCTTAGGATTCCCTGTGGAGTATTGTGGAGTCTCCCTGTGTGTATAACCCACGGAGGCTGCTGCCTTCTTTACTTGTAGATGTGTCCAGCCATCGATGCTGTCCTGGTGTATGTGAACAAGAAATGGACCAAGTTGACAGGTGACACATTCCTCTTCCACACAGGATGTCACATTAGCCGGATTTCAATGTCCATGCCCTCTGTTTCCAGCCTGTCTCTAGGACAAGAGGAGGGCTGGGGTCATGGTGTCCCCATATTGTCTAGATGAGAAGTCTGAAACCCCACAGGGTGCCTGGGTCCTTTCATTTCTCTACCTGAATTCCATGACAGCTGCTCTGCAGAAAATCCCTAATGACTCATGACCTAATGAGCTGTCTTGGCTGGGCATTCCTGAATCCTTTGTTAAAGAGGTCTGCTGTCTCTACCATTTGGGGTCCACAGTGTCCCTCAAGACGGGAGAAAGGAAATCCAATGGCTGAGCCTTGAAgatccctccctgccttcctgtcCTCAGCAGTGGGGTCTGGGAGAACTCAtttctcttccctcagcctcagtttcctcacgtGTGAACAGCCCATGATTGCAACCTCATATGTGTTGTCATGGTTGCAAGAGCCCTGGCGAATGAACGCTCAGACTCTGGGCCAGCAGGACAACGGGTTACCAAGATCTAAGCCACTTCTTGGGTCACACAGAGGGATAGGCTGGCTCAGGAGCGGTGGCTGCTTCTGGCTTTTTTTATCTGCTCCTGGGACTGGTGCCCAACTGAATGGAAGCTCTTCTCCACAGTACCCATGCCCGTTGACCAGATGGGCACTGTCAAATATGCCTTGACAGCCCCACCTGTCACCACAGCTAGCCACATCCAGGTGGACTTTAGTGTAAGTAGTGAGGGTCCCCAGGGTGCTGTGCTCAGGCTTGGACGTGCTGGTGTGGCTGCTTCTCCCTGACAGGTGGCTGGGAGGTGACGAGTAGGAGGAGCCTTGCTTTGAGAACTCCCCTCTCACCCTGCTCAAAGTGAGGCTGCTGGGGCTGGCAACTTTGGTCTCATTTCTTGCAGGATCGTTAATGTTTCTCAGAGAGTGACTATGCCCTGATATTGTACAGATAGGGACACTGAAACAGGGAAGAGACCAGGCTAAAATGGCTTCTGCAGTGTTATGCTgggtgctcacacacacatacggacAAGTCTCTTGGAAAAGTGTAGATGAGAGGGCCTGAGCGGCTTTCTCCTGTCAAGCTGGGGCCTCTTTCTTGCTTGTGAGAAGGATGTGGTGGGGATCATACCACACTCTGCACACATAAGGGCCCAAGCCAGAGTCAGAGCCACTAAAATGACCTAAACACTCCTAGGAGAAACTGCAGGGGACCTAGTGGCTGATGCTCGTCTTTTCAAGCCACATCTGCCCACTGCCACCTGTTCCGCTCTAACAGTGTCTTGTTGACTTGAGGTCTGACCCGAGTCCCAGTGGTCAGAGGACCAAGACTCCCCTGGTCTCATTCCCACATGGCTGAGTGTCCCTCCTATTGTACCCCAGCCTGTAGTGCAGCTTCAGGAAAGCCAAGTTATCCAGCTCGCCACTGATGGGTCAGCCCTGGAGTTCCCCGAGGACGCAGCCAAGGGGTCACAGCTGCTGCTCTCAGCCTCCTTCCTCACAGCTGAGCTGGCCCTTCTGCAGAAGTCCTTGGAAGTGAACCTCAATGACAAGAGGGTGAGCCACCACCTCATTCCCACTGCTTTCGCCTCTGTACCTGGGAATAGTCCAGGGTTAGACGCAGGACCAGCGTAGGAGAAGTGAGGCTGATGGGGGCTTTGAAGGCAGCTGTCCCTGCCTACAGCTCCCTCTCTGCCCATGTGACCTGTGTCTACCTGTCTTCAAACCAACCGTTCAGTGACCcacctacattttttttaaaggaaaaaaattaagtacatgtggaggtcagagggcaactttctgaagttggttctctccttccacggtGGTTCCAGGCACTGGGATCAGGTCAAGGCTTTGTGGCAGGAGGTTTCATCCTCTCGTCACCCCAGCACCCTTCTCCCTACATTTCTCACACCCTGGCAACCACTACTTTCCTTTGACCCACATCATCATCCACCTGCTGTGTCTTCATGACCTGGTTCTATTCCCCACCTCACATTAACACCACAGACTGTGGATAAGTGCGCCTCTGTCACCATCAACACCACGGACTGTGGATAAGTGCACCTCTACATCACTATTACCATACATGTCTCACCATTGTCCCTTCCGTCACCCACCTGTTCATCCAGCTGGGTACCCACCTGCGCATCCGTCCCCCTCCTCCATTGCCCCATCACGCCATATTACCACCCATCTTGCTGCCATCCCTCCGTCTTCTCACCAACCAGTTCATCTGTTTTCTTCCCAGGCACCATCTGGTTTCCACGCAGCTACTCCGCATCCATCCCACCCACTACCACCCACACTGGTCCCTTCCCCCCACTGCCATCTACTCTTCTACCCACCCTCCCCCGTTCCATTGCTCATCTGTTGTTCTGTGCCCCCCTTCTATTTGCCTGTCTGTCTATATACTTGCCTTGCCCTCTCGTCCCTCACACCTGGCCGTGCTCCCAtccatcttcctgccttttcatttaacattttctCAGTATTTGACCTTGGGTCAGGAGCCACGGGAGCTGGGGTGTGTAAATAATGGCTGGGGCCGGAGGGTCCTCCCCAGGTTGATTGCAGAGTTGCACGTGAGATGAAGGAAGAGGGTCTGAGGCCCCagcttcctgaagcagagtgGTGGATATCGGATAACGACTTTACACAGTGCCCACTTTGACTTTGATTTGTAGGTTGGTAAGCTGTCACACACCACTAGGACACTGGCTGGCTTCATCCCGAAGGTGAGTACCCCAGTTACCTGTGACCACCGTGCTCATTTTGTCCTCCGGGCAAAGGAGACTGGCTTGGGAGGCAGCCGCTCAATGTGCCTGCCCTTTGCCCAATGTGGAGACAGCCCAACCTTTCCACAGAGCACTCTCTGGGCTCAGCCACAGACAGCTCAGCTCTAGTATCTTGGGAGTCCCGGGTTCATCACGGAAATAGCTAAAATGTCATGTTTTGCCTCTTTCCTTTCCTAAGAGGCACAGCCGGGTCTTTGCATACTGAGCTTCCAGCAGAAACCAGCGACTTCCTGAGACACCCTTGGGCTGAAGTCCAAGGGCTGGCTTTGAGAGTATGCCTTGGACTTTGCAGGTGGCCAAGACCTACCACAAACCAAAGCCCTTGCTGATCAAAGTCAAGATAAACAAAGCCCCCAAGGTCACCATGAAGGCTGGAAAGAGCCTGATGCACCTTCACGGCAGCCTGGAGATGTTTGTCGCACGGCGACATGGCAAACACCCGAAATCCCTCTTCCTCCTGGAGACTGTGAGTAGAGCCCGTAGGTAGCCACTCTCATGTTGGATGCTCCCAGGCTGAGGGATGCTTGGATTTTATTTAAGAGTCAAGGCACAGGTGGAGTGACCTGACCTTTGGCATTACAACCTGCTATATGGTGGTTTagtgtctcctctctccctccaacgCTCCTCAACCCCCAAGGATAGTAAAGCCTGCTCCAGAACTGTGGAAGACTAAAGAAACCCCCACATCCAGTGCTTGCTGAGAGATGTTTGAAGGGTTGAGCAGGAGCTGTGCAGGGGAGGAGGTGTTGTTGAGAAGCATCTGTTACTACCATGTGCAGACATTAGCCATGGGTCAGGTGCTTAAGAAAGTTCATGCTGATCCAGGATAAGGAGAGATAGGATCCCGGGAGAGGGGTGTAGAGAGGcttctgggttcagtcccaggacaggacaggaagcagaggtgccAATGGAGGACCAACTgccttctctgctccctcccccatGCCAGCACCTTGGTCTGGAAACCCATTACTCAGTGCATGAGAACCGGCTGCAGATGGCCACCTCTCTGGACAGGTAGGAGCTCTGGTACCATGGTGACATCCCTGTAGTAGCCCTGGCTCTATTCCCCACCTCACTCCCTTCTATCTCACCATCACCATTACCCACCATAGACTGGGTGACAAGTGCATCGCTATGCCACTGTCACCACATGCTTCTGGCCTTGTCCACTCTTGCTCTTGTCCATTGGCTTTCAACTCCAGGTTCTCCCCCACTGCCCCAGACCCATCCACCATAACCCACACTACCAGGATGCTCTAGTCATTCAGCCGGCTTTAGAACCCTCGCTAGCTCCGCACTGCCTATGTGGTCTTATCTTAAATCTAAGCTCGCCACTCTGAGGCTTTCTAAAATCTCCTTCCGCCCTTACTCTTCCACTTTGCTCTTCTGTAGTGAGTTTAGAttaggtctttatcccccttcaTTCATAGGCCTTTGCCATTTCTTCCAAATGAACCAGGGCCCATCTCAATTGCTACTTCCCCCAGGGCATCTTTAGCTCTATGCTTTCCTCTAGTGAAGCACTGGCCACACACCTGATGTCCCCTATCCTGCTTGGGTCTTACACTCTCAGGGAAAGGATCCTTACACCAGGGTTTACACTCAGCCAGTCACTGACTCCTCTGCTCGCCTCAGCAATTCATCTGAATTGAATTGGGTCAGGACTCTTTCAGTCAGAGTCCAGCTGGAGCTGCTTTGCAGCCTGATAGGGAATCTTTTGGCTCATGTGCCACTGGGATCCAAGCACTCAAAGTTCTCAAGACTCTGGCTCCCTCCTTCTCGTCCTCTGCTGAGCTCTTTGTTGCCTAAATTCTCAGGCAGCCTCTCCCCTCCAGAAGGTAGTAAAGGCACCCCAATAGAAAGAGGTGACCCCAACAGAAAAAGGTGCTCTGGTCTAGTAGTTCTCATAGTCACCAAGGCCTGGAGTTTTGTTTGGGTCACATGGGCAAGGCTAGACCAATCATAGTTAGCAAGAGACGGAGTGCTCATAGGTGACCTGGTCCTGGGCTGCTGTCTCTGCTGGGGATTGTTTGCCCACGCGGTTGGCTGTAGAGATGTAGGGTATTTTGCTAAGATGGGGCATGGCCAGGCAGAATCCAGATGTCTGCCCAGTGTCCTGTCCTAATGCTGGTATGTGTTAGTGTCTCCTGGGAGCTAtgttggggaggggaaaggaaggactTCCCTTGTGTCCTTCAAGGATTTGGGTCTGGCCTGCTGAGCTATAAATGGAGCTGCATACATGATCAAGGACTCAGAGTTTGGAAGAGCAGGGTTCATGAGAGGCCATTCAGGAGGTCTGGGAGCCATGAGGACAGAATGGGAGGGGATGAGTGGTGGTCACCCTCCCATCACAGATTACAAGCAAGAAGGTGGCAGACAGAACACCTGTAGGAGGCTGTGACACTAAAGACCCCTCTCTCAGTGACTCTCTCTGACCATGCTTTCTCCATATCCTTCCCTCTGCTTTGTAGTTTACTGAGCCTGTCCcgagtgtcttcttcaattggcAACTTCAATGTAAGTGTCCCATGTGCTTTTGCCTGGCCATCTGAATGCAGCATGAGTTTACAGAGGATGGGCCCTACAATGGAATCAGAGTAAAGAGAGCAAGGCCACTCACATTCTTTGGTGCTCCTGGCACTATCTTACCTTGGTGAAGGCCCATATACTTCTGAGTCCTTGTTCCCTTTCCCATATAGAACTTGGACAACGCTATGGATTTATCCATTCTAAAAGCATTACCATGGTAGTGGCTTGACTGGCCTTCATTGGCCAGGCTGTTATTTCAATTAGTCTCTAGCCACAGGGCTGCCTGCACAGCACCCAATCAAGTAGGCACTATAGAACATTAGCCTCTATCCGTGTGGACATGTGAGCCTTCCTGGGAACCTGGGAGTAGGCATGGCCATAACTCACACTCATTGGCCCAAGGAGCTGGTGGACGCATGGCCAATATGAGCTCTGAGTTTTCTGTCAGATCAGGAGTGCAGGCCATGCACCCCTCCTTCCTCCTGAGTGTCCCTATTCCTGCACAGAGACCCATCACCCTACACGTCACCCAAACAAGGATTAGGAGCAGGGCAAGGCTTAGCCCCCAGGCCTGAGGCTGCTTAGACAAGCTGTACACTGTCTCTAATGTCCTCTTTTGTGTTTCCCAGTGAGGGCAGGCTGAGGAGGGATGCTGAGTTGCCTTGGGGGGtttccctgtctttctcttccaGGAGACGAAGTTAACTGACTTCATCACTGATTATCTCCAGAAAGCCTACATCCCTGTGGTGAACGGTGAGGCTTCTCCAAGAATCAGAATGCACATCACCAAAGGGAGCTTTCACCTGTGAAATCTCTCAAGGTTTTGGGAGTAAATGAGCAATGGCTAAACATTGAGGACAAAGTAGGCTTAATGGCACCTTCTTGGAGGCAAAAGCCCATTTCATAATTTGGGCTCTGACCCTTGACCTCCTATCATGAATGTGAATTTGGCCTGTGATATAAAGGCAAGGCAGATAGGTGCTCTCTGCCTGTGTGGCCAGCAGACATCAGGAACCCTTCACGACACTATCTCCTACCATGCAGCTCCAGGCAGTGTCTTACTAATTGCCAAGcagttttcctgtgtttgtttctcaGGTGTCCTCCATGTTGGGCTTCCACTCCCAGACCTTCTGGCTATCAATTACAACCTGGCTGAGTTGGACATAGTAGAGGTGAGGGAAAGGCTGGGGGAGGCCATGCCAATGAACACTTTGGCCAATGGGAGATCAGGAAGAGCTAGCCTCTGGCCAACTGGaggggaagagtgggagaaggggaaggctATCACTgtaatctctccagtcctggaacAAGGGCCttagccaggactgcacagaagGATTCTCCATCTTACCTCTCTGTTGCTCTGTCACCTCAATCTCTCTATGTCCCTCCCCATTTCTGGGTTGAAATGGGGGTGAGAATGTGGACATCAACCTCAGAGAGCTGTCCTGATTTTCTAAGACAATGAACCTAAAGGCCCATAGTAAACGCTCAATAAATACAAACTTCTCATTGTATGTTGGGCTTTGAGCCTTGAGTGTTAAGTGGACGTTTCTCGCATGCTGTCTCTCTACTGTAGGAGGTGACAAGGTATATTCCTATTTGACAGTTGAAAAAGTGAAGGCTCAGAGGGGCAAAGGTACCTTCCAGGTCACAAGGCCTTTGCTTATAAAGTGTTGCTTTTCATCTCCTGGGCACGGCTGGTTCCATCTGTTCCTGAGCCTGGGTGTCTCTTTTCATCACTCCCAGCCCCCTCGCCACTCAGCCCTTTTCTCCCACCAGGGTGCCCTGGTGTTGGACTTGAAGATGGAATGACCATGGCAAGACTCTGACAACTGCCTTCAACTGCCATGGTTCTGTACCAGCAAAGGAACCCAAGTGTGAGCCAGATGTGCCTGGCCCTGACACCACTGGTTACTTCCTGTGACAGGAGAAAGTTAGAGGCCTGGTGGGCCTCGGAAATAAACAGGAAGAAGACTCTCACACAATtcagtgtttctgtctctttctgtagCCAACAAAcatgtgtggtttttgtttttgtttttgttttgttttggtcccCTCTGATGGGTTAGGGTCTAAAACCAGCCTGGGATCTGAAGGAAAGCTTACCCAGATTTTGGATGGGTTAGATATGTGTCAAGCATCTGCTAATAGTTACTCTCCATTCTTTCCCTGCCTTCGATTATCCAGAACCCATGGGAAAGACAAGTGGAGTCACCCTATTCACTGAGCAGATGGTGGAAGCCCGGAGTGGCTCACTTTCTGTCTagggtcttcctgcttcaactCCGTGCCCCAAGTCTTGGTAATCTGAAGATGTCTCTGTTCACATGGAGCCTGTGCCCAAGGAGTCTCTCCATGTGACCTCCTTTAGTCCTTATGGCTGAGGAGGTGACTGTCAACATTTCCCAGACAGGGAAGTTGAAGCTCAGAGTGGCCTGACCAGCACATAGGGGCACATCAGGGCACAGGGCTAGGATTGGAACTTGGGCTCTGCAGCTAGCCTGCTTTGGCTTGACTCaaccctgcctctttctctgctgtgtgtTTTGGGTGAATTATGGTACCAATGGGAGCCTCATTTTTCCTTACCTGTACCAGTGCCAATCCCAGCAGGGCCGTTGTAAAGTTTATACGACTGGCATCGTAGGTAGTGCTCAGACAGAGGAAAAGGTGCTAGCTCAGATGGGGTTCTGAGGCCTCAAGTGAGCAGGTGTCTCTGAGCCAGGGTGTGGCTGAGCACCACGGAGTGTATGAGCATCTGGCCATGTATAGCAGGTTTGGGATCTGGGGCCACCATAAGCACTAGAAGGTCATGTGTAAGAGAGGCCTGAGCGTCTGCAGTATTTGCCTGTGTCTGAACATACCCCTCCATTTACACATAACCTGGCCAGAAGGCCCCTGTGCCTCCCATCTGCGCTCTGCCCTTTTCTTGGGATTCCTAGTacgtataaataaatatacacatacatattcttaatatatatatattccagctagggctggaacccaggacctcacctAAGctgggcaagtgttctaccattgaaCAAATTCCTAGTTTCATGGTTTTTaaattgactcttttttttttttttgagacagggtttctgtgttacagtcctagctatcctggagcTAGCCCTTatataccaggttggcctctaactcacagaaatctgtgtgcctctgcctcctgagtgctgggattaaaggcatgggccaccaccgcccagctttaaaTTGATTCTTTTTAATATACATGCACATTTACACCTAGCGAAGTTAAACGTGTATGTTTTAAGTCAATGCTGAAAATGAGTATGACCTGCTAGAATGTAAAATTCATACAAACCCAGCCATGTGTATTGGACTCTTCCTGTGATCAGCCCTGGAGAGCACCAGGGTGGTGGCTGAGCGTCTGTGCATCCATACTCTGGTGTGTACGTGTGTCACAACACTGTGCATATGTCAAGGCTCTGGTGTAGAAGTTGGGGACAGATGTGAGTGCGAGGAGCCTAAGTCTGGCACCTGCCCAGAGACTGGCTAGGATACCAGTGCTCCTCAAGCCCGTGGAGCCTGACAGGTGGCTCTCTTCCAACCTGGCATAGATCCATACCACAGAGGAGGAAGGTCCGGATGCCAGGGCCATGCCCTTGTCCCTCACCGTCACCTAATCCCATCAGCCATCATCCCCTGGGCTGTGGAACAATAGCAACCTTGAAGCAGTACTGGCAGGTCCCGATGTCTAGTTAATCCATGGGCGGTGACACTTGACACGGTGTTAGAGATTTCTCT
The Microtus pennsylvanicus isolate mMicPen1 chromosome 2, mMicPen1.hap1, whole genome shotgun sequence DNA segment above includes these coding regions:
- the Bpifb6 gene encoding BPI fold-containing family B member 6, whose protein sequence is MLWILCLVLCGLLAGTRADPGTLLRLGMDIMNHEVQSAMEESHILEKMAAEASNPQPGAKAIKGLSNMKVKDVLEPVITLNFVPGVGIFQCVSTGMTITGKSFTGGNMEINVVQNITATNRLLQDEETGTPMFRSEGCEVILVSVKTNLPNNKAISKFVDSTLRKVLPGLMCPAIDAVLVYVNKKWTKLTVPMPVDQMGTVKYALTAPPVTTASHIQVDFSPVVQLQESQVIQLATDGSALEFPEDAAKGSQLLLSASFLTAELALLQKSLEVNLNDKRVGKLSHTTRTLAGFIPKVAKTYHKPKPLLIKVKINKAPKVTMKAGKSLMHLHGSLEMFVARRHGKHPKSLFLLETHLGLETHYSVHENRLQMATSLDSLLSLSRVSSSIGNFNETKLTDFITDYLQKAYIPVVNGVLHVGLPLPDLLAINYNLAELDIVEGALVLDLKME